In Natronomonas halophila, one DNA window encodes the following:
- a CDS encoding heterodisulfide reductase-related iron-sulfur binding cluster, which yields MLPALPIQAGESVAREVYWQIGPVQKVVFYFLAALTVLVAAIGIYGRFARYAEGEDDWFDRLDDLPNRVISAAKIVASNEKQFNRDLVGGLMHAFILWGFLTLFIATAILTIDVDVYRVATGESFWVGDFYLSYQLVTDALGLLFVVGLGVAIWRRYVARNDRLWGKHTNWEDAFLVWSLFFLGIGGFLLEGIRIIGQGPESVSFVGMAVAGALAAIGLDASGAAAVYPLAWWSHALLAFVFIAAIPYAKPFHMFSSFANVVTRDEKAGARLPGVPSDLDATNAESIDDFTWKELLDQDACTKCGRCSSVCPANASGRPLDPRDVILDLKEYREEIDAGGDTKEIVADGSGVIDTETMESCMACMACMDACPVEIEHLKSFTRLNRQMADQGDIRPEIQDTFQNVMQKGNTFGDSPSDRGNWTEELEFEVTDAREESVEYLWYVGDYPSYDERNKKVARSLAKIFEHADVEVGILYEDEVYDGNDIRRIGEEFLFVEQAGTLVDTFEECDYDKIVCTDPHSYNTFKNEYPEVDFDEFADDPMMEFAIEGYWNRDGDVEVQHWTQTVEELVEANVLGLSGTELDYTVTYHDPCHLGRYNDEYEAPRELVRATGCDLHEMPRNRDNSFCCGGGGGGLWMDLEEETKPSEERLREALEDTEAGQAVEKFVVACPMCMTMYEDGRKTGGFEDDIEIVDVAELIVEALESNGATIAASAESGTGAAPADD from the coding sequence ATGCTACCGGCGCTTCCGATTCAGGCGGGAGAAAGCGTTGCCCGCGAGGTCTACTGGCAGATCGGCCCCGTTCAGAAGGTCGTGTTCTACTTCCTCGCCGCGCTGACCGTTCTGGTCGCCGCCATCGGCATCTATGGGCGCTTCGCGCGCTATGCCGAGGGTGAAGACGACTGGTTCGACCGCCTCGATGACCTGCCGAACCGGGTCATCAGCGCGGCGAAAATCGTCGCATCGAACGAGAAACAGTTCAACCGCGATCTGGTGGGCGGGCTGATGCACGCCTTCATCCTGTGGGGCTTTCTGACCCTGTTTATCGCGACCGCCATCCTCACCATCGATGTCGACGTCTACCGCGTCGCTACTGGCGAGTCCTTCTGGGTCGGTGACTTCTATCTCTCCTATCAGCTGGTGACCGACGCTCTCGGCCTCCTGTTCGTGGTCGGTCTCGGCGTCGCCATCTGGCGCCGCTACGTCGCCCGCAACGACCGCCTGTGGGGCAAACACACCAACTGGGAGGACGCCTTCCTCGTGTGGTCGCTGTTCTTCCTCGGCATCGGCGGCTTCCTGCTCGAAGGCATCCGCATCATCGGGCAGGGCCCCGAATCGGTGAGCTTCGTCGGCATGGCCGTCGCTGGCGCCCTCGCTGCTATCGGCCTTGATGCCTCCGGTGCCGCGGCCGTCTACCCGCTGGCCTGGTGGTCCCACGCGCTGTTGGCCTTCGTCTTCATCGCGGCCATCCCCTACGCCAAGCCGTTCCACATGTTCTCGTCGTTCGCCAACGTCGTCACCCGCGACGAGAAGGCCGGCGCCCGCCTGCCCGGCGTCCCCTCGGACCTCGACGCCACGAACGCCGAATCCATCGACGACTTCACCTGGAAGGAACTGCTCGACCAGGACGCCTGTACGAAGTGTGGTCGCTGTTCCTCCGTGTGTCCCGCCAACGCCTCCGGCCGGCCGCTGGACCCGCGTGACGTGATTCTCGACCTCAAGGAGTACCGCGAAGAGATCGATGCCGGCGGCGACACCAAGGAAATCGTCGCCGACGGCAGCGGCGTCATCGACACCGAGACGATGGAATCCTGCATGGCCTGTATGGCCTGTATGGACGCCTGTCCCGTCGAAATCGAGCACCTCAAGAGCTTCACCCGACTCAATCGCCAGATGGCCGACCAGGGTGACATCCGCCCCGAAATCCAGGACACCTTCCAGAACGTCATGCAGAAGGGCAACACCTTCGGTGACTCCCCCTCGGACCGCGGCAACTGGACCGAGGAACTGGAGTTCGAGGTCACGGACGCCCGCGAGGAATCGGTCGAATACCTCTGGTACGTCGGCGACTACCCGAGTTACGACGAACGGAACAAGAAGGTCGCCCGTTCGCTGGCGAAGATTTTCGAACACGCCGACGTCGAGGTCGGCATCCTCTACGAGGACGAGGTCTACGACGGCAACGACATCCGGCGTATCGGCGAGGAGTTCCTCTTCGTCGAGCAGGCCGGCACGCTCGTCGACACCTTCGAGGAGTGCGACTACGACAAAATCGTCTGTACGGACCCCCACTCCTACAATACGTTCAAGAACGAGTACCCCGAGGTCGACTTCGACGAGTTCGCCGACGACCCGATGATGGAGTTCGCCATCGAGGGCTACTGGAACCGCGACGGCGACGTCGAGGTCCAGCACTGGACCCAGACCGTCGAGGAACTGGTCGAGGCCAACGTCCTCGGCCTCTCCGGGACCGAACTCGACTACACGGTCACCTACCACGACCCCTGTCACCTCGGCCGGTACAACGACGAGTACGAGGCGCCGCGCGAACTCGTGCGTGCGACCGGGTGTGACCTCCACGAGATGCCCCGCAACCGCGACAACAGTTTCTGCTGTGGCGGCGGTGGCGGCGGCCTCTGGATGGACCTCGAAGAGGAAACCAAGCCCAGCGAGGAGCGTCTCCGCGAGGCACTCGAAGACACCGAAGCGGGCCAGGCCGTCGAGAAGTTCGTCGTTGCCTGCCCGATGTGCATGACGATGTACGAGGACGGTCGCAAGACCGGCGGCTTCGAGGACGACATCGAAATCGTCGACGTGGCCGAACTCATCGTCGAGGCGCTGGAATCCAACGGTGCGACCATCGCTGCCTCCGCCGAGAGCGGCACCGGCGCCGCCCCTGCTGACGACTAA
- a CDS encoding CRISPR-associated protein Cas4 — protein sequence MQTFTDLATAAYCPRKLYYRRKHDDGAPPEGIERIRELAFRYEELLAPETDLADEPIDVTPTQYRANLGSVKARLDCWEHLADPPNRDVLLEGKDCRGIAHKLLDEPAVPVLVSTGEPPEQGVWGPQSVHLTAAAKALSWEREEPIERGFIEYPTHGIVREVRLTTRKKALYRRALRTAESLDGPPPRLHDDARCGACEYREECGMKTRSLRSRLSL from the coding sequence GTGCAGACCTTTACCGACCTCGCGACTGCGGCCTACTGTCCGCGAAAGCTCTACTACCGGCGCAAACACGACGACGGCGCGCCACCCGAGGGCATCGAGCGGATACGCGAACTCGCCTTTCGGTACGAGGAACTGCTAGCTCCTGAAACGGACCTCGCAGACGAACCAATCGACGTCACGCCGACGCAGTACCGCGCCAACCTCGGCAGCGTGAAGGCTCGACTCGACTGCTGGGAGCACCTCGCTGACCCGCCGAATCGCGATGTCCTGCTGGAGGGCAAGGACTGTCGCGGCATCGCGCACAAACTGCTCGACGAGCCGGCGGTCCCGGTTCTAGTATCGACAGGGGAGCCGCCCGAACAGGGGGTCTGGGGGCCACAGTCGGTCCACCTGACGGCGGCCGCGAAGGCGCTGTCGTGGGAGCGCGAAGAGCCGATAGAACGGGGTTTTATCGAGTATCCCACCCACGGCATCGTTCGCGAGGTTCGGCTGACCACGCGGAAGAAGGCGCTGTACCGGCGTGCGCTCCGAACCGCGGAATCGCTGGATGGGCCGCCGCCTCGGCTCCACGACGATGCCCGATGTGGTGCCTGCGAGTACCGCGAGGAATGCGGGATGAAAACGCGGTCGCTGCGGTCACGGCTATCGCTGTGA
- a CDS encoding MaoC/PaaZ C-terminal domain-containing protein yields MSDDTPAVGDTHTYERTFTAEDVERFGELSGDTQAIHTDPDEEGRLVVQGLLTATLPTKIGGDLEVLATRMEYEFHKPVYTGETITCIWTNEDVTERPDRYELSVSLSCTNETGTEVMTGETDGIIWKE; encoded by the coding sequence ATGAGCGATGACACACCTGCTGTCGGGGATACCCACACCTACGAACGGACCTTTACCGCCGAGGACGTCGAGCGATTCGGCGAACTGTCGGGCGATACACAGGCCATCCACACCGACCCCGACGAGGAGGGCCGTCTCGTCGTCCAGGGGCTTCTGACCGCGACCCTCCCGACGAAAATCGGGGGCGACCTCGAAGTGCTGGCGACTCGGATGGAATACGAGTTCCACAAGCCCGTCTACACCGGCGAGACGATTACCTGCATTTGGACCAACGAGGACGTCACCGAACGACCGGACCGCTACGAACTATCGGTTTCCCTCTCCTGTACGAACGAGACCGGAACCGAGGTCATGACCGGCGAAACCGACGGCATCATCTGGAAGGAGTAG
- a CDS encoding CDP-2,3-bis-(O-geranylgeranyl)-sn-glycerol synthase — MVVETVVIAFWAMLPAYIPNNVAVLAGGGRPIDGGRTLDDGKRILGDGKTWRGTAFGTAAGVVVALLLNQLHDGFASLSGVGVPEFPLHAAVALAFGAMLGDILASFLKRRTGRERGAVFPGVDQLDFVVVSLLLTFIVATGWFRATFTLPVIVAILVLTPVLHVGTNMLAYAFGLKDEPW; from the coding sequence ATGGTAGTCGAGACGGTCGTCATCGCCTTCTGGGCCATGTTGCCCGCCTACATCCCGAACAACGTGGCCGTCCTCGCGGGTGGGGGCCGCCCCATCGACGGCGGTCGAACGCTCGATGACGGCAAACGCATCCTCGGGGACGGCAAGACCTGGCGCGGCACCGCCTTCGGTACCGCGGCCGGCGTCGTCGTCGCCCTCCTGCTCAATCAACTCCATGATGGATTCGCCAGCCTCAGTGGCGTCGGCGTCCCCGAATTCCCCCTCCATGCGGCCGTCGCACTGGCCTTCGGTGCGATGCTCGGCGACATCCTCGCCTCGTTCCTCAAGCGCCGCACCGGCCGCGAACGAGGCGCCGTCTTCCCGGGCGTCGACCAACTCGATTTCGTCGTCGTCTCGCTCCTCTTGACGTTCATCGTCGCGACCGGCTGGTTCCGCGCTACCTTCACCCTCCCAGTTATCGTCGCCATCCTCGTGCTCACGCCCGTCCTACACGTCGGCACGAACATGCTCGCCTACGCGTTCGGGCTGAAAGACGAGCCGTGGTAG
- a CDS encoding SprT-like domain-containing protein translates to MTGRSSGRRRGSLRDDHHLSERARTYGEAVVRSDGWPLSALDCSDIAWATTTRTRRRNGRCAYEPDGGCVITIGEHVYERGGFAACEEIIRHELVHAWQHQHRGERVVISDDVASIIDGDTTAETVRIEPGHGPSFQTWVEPLDLSGRCSTPYERERADYNYVVECPDCGEWWGKFRLCKTVRQAAHGRVGTTGYRYCTDCETLLYLRSGDRYLDHGPHDDEAIRAFTEEEIETVPTTPVRLLEPASR, encoded by the coding sequence GTGACGGGACGTTCGAGCGGTCGACGGCGAGGCAGTCTGCGTGACGACCACCACCTCTCCGAGCGAGCGCGAACGTATGGGGAAGCCGTGGTCCGGAGCGACGGCTGGCCGCTGTCGGCGCTCGACTGCTCCGATATCGCGTGGGCGACCACCACACGTACCCGACGGCGAAACGGTCGCTGCGCCTACGAACCCGACGGCGGGTGTGTCATCACCATCGGCGAACACGTCTACGAGCGGGGCGGCTTCGCGGCCTGCGAGGAAATCATCCGCCACGAACTCGTCCACGCGTGGCAACACCAGCACCGCGGTGAACGGGTAGTGATTTCCGACGACGTCGCAAGCATCATCGACGGAGACACGACAGCCGAAACCGTCCGTATCGAACCGGGCCACGGCCCCTCGTTTCAGACGTGGGTCGAGCCGCTGGACCTCTCTGGGCGGTGTTCGACGCCCTACGAGCGAGAGCGTGCCGACTACAACTACGTCGTCGAATGTCCCGACTGCGGCGAGTGGTGGGGGAAGTTCCGCCTCTGCAAAACCGTTCGACAGGCCGCTCACGGCCGGGTCGGCACGACGGGCTATCGCTACTGTACGGACTGCGAGACGCTTCTGTATCTCCGTTCGGGCGACCGGTATCTCGACCACGGACCGCACGACGACGAGGCGATTCGTGCTTTCACTGAGGAGGAGATAGAGACCGTTCCGACGACACCCGTTAGGCTGCTAGAGCCAGCCAGTCGGTAA
- a CDS encoding proline dehydrogenase family protein encodes MIPPIARRFVAGESAASAMDHARGLNDDGIGAILNLLGEHYDERRPADEDTRTYCDLLDEIGETSLDACISVKPSQLGLDVGEGVFRENLERIVEAAAANEAFVWMDMEDHTTTEATLDAFEAQVETYPKMGLCLQANLKRTPSDIERLADRPGRMRLVKGAYDEPPEVSYTDKARVNEAYRENLEFAFQEFDAGVAVGSHDPEMIDYAKDLHEEYGTPYEVQMLMGVREEAQRDLAADGVTVYQYAPYGDRWLSYFYRRVMERKENALFALRAVLGR; translated from the coding sequence ATGATACCGCCAATCGCCCGGCGGTTCGTTGCCGGCGAATCGGCCGCGAGCGCGATGGACCACGCGCGGGGGCTCAACGACGACGGCATCGGCGCGATACTCAACCTCCTCGGGGAGCATTACGACGAACGGCGGCCCGCCGACGAGGATACCCGAACCTACTGCGACCTCCTCGATGAGATTGGCGAGACGAGCCTCGATGCCTGCATCTCGGTCAAGCCTTCCCAGTTGGGTCTCGACGTCGGTGAGGGCGTCTTCCGGGAGAACCTCGAACGAATCGTCGAAGCCGCGGCGGCCAACGAGGCGTTCGTCTGGATGGATATGGAGGACCACACGACCACCGAGGCGACGCTGGACGCCTTCGAGGCACAGGTCGAAACGTACCCCAAGATGGGCCTGTGTCTGCAGGCGAACCTCAAGCGGACCCCGAGCGACATCGAGCGACTGGCTGACCGTCCCGGGCGGATGCGGCTGGTCAAGGGTGCCTACGACGAGCCGCCCGAAGTTTCGTACACCGACAAGGCCCGGGTCAACGAGGCCTACCGTGAGAACCTCGAATTCGCATTTCAGGAGTTCGACGCCGGCGTCGCCGTCGGCAGCCACGACCCCGAAATGATCGACTACGCGAAGGACCTTCACGAGGAGTACGGCACCCCCTACGAGGTGCAGATGCTGATGGGCGTCCGCGAGGAAGCCCAGCGGGACCTCGCCGCCGACGGCGTCACCGTCTACCAGTACGCGCCCTACGGCGATAGATGGCTCTCGTATTTCTACCGGCGCGTCATGGAGCGCAAGGAAAACGCGCTGTTCGCCCTCAGAGCCGTCCTGGGGCGTTAA
- a CDS encoding DUF502 domain-containing protein has protein sequence MLSSSWKRDIASGLIVLVPILVTAYVVAFIYQAIANLPFLESTLEGQPVEARVAITLVLFGLLVLSVGYLMRTAVGDFLEGALDGMMNRLPGLRIVYNASKMAVETAVSGPEDLQTPVKLETWDGMRMTAFKTGKQTEDGRDVLFLPTAPNITTGYVVEVEPDRYTEVDENVEDALTRILSAGFGESRDHGIHIDVTEEMSASEDDRDDRDQD, from the coding sequence ATGCTGTCGTCCTCCTGGAAACGTGATATTGCGAGCGGGCTCATCGTTCTCGTCCCGATTCTGGTGACGGCGTACGTGGTCGCGTTCATCTATCAGGCTATCGCCAATCTCCCGTTTCTGGAATCCACCCTTGAGGGCCAGCCCGTGGAGGCCCGGGTCGCGATTACGCTGGTGCTTTTCGGCCTGCTCGTCCTCTCTGTCGGCTATCTGATGCGGACCGCAGTTGGGGACTTCCTCGAAGGCGCCCTCGACGGCATGATGAATCGACTGCCCGGGCTTCGAATCGTCTACAACGCCTCGAAGATGGCAGTCGAAACCGCGGTTTCGGGTCCCGAGGACCTGCAGACGCCCGTGAAACTGGAAACGTGGGACGGCATGCGTATGACCGCGTTCAAAACCGGAAAACAGACCGAAGACGGACGAGATGTACTCTTTTTGCCGACCGCACCCAACATCACCACCGGCTACGTGGTCGAAGTCGAACCCGACCGCTACACCGAGGTCGACGAGAACGTCGAGGACGCACTCACACGAATCCTCAGCGCCGGGTTCGGTGAGAGCCGCGACCACGGCATCCACATCGACGTGACCGAGGAGATGTCGGCCTCCGAGGACGACCGTGACGACCGAGACCAGGATTAA
- a CDS encoding MATE family efflux transporter yields the protein MVEQTTRTLMRTVDILVTALFSPIAVAAIGLADLYARFPLWVGLGMGSGAIALSSQDTGSGAIANRDEAISQALVVGAVIGVPFAVGGILFGEQAIALLGAPDDVASLGGTYLAIVLATAPARHVGLIAARSLQGTGDTRTPMYVNIVANVLNIAGSVTLGLGLLGAPRLSVVGVGLATAAANVFTAVMLLVALATGWADANLARPQDLVITKQLLQVSAPSVGEGLISTLVEFPLNAILLGFGTEINAAFHIGRRLYQQLTGPISRGFHVGASVLVGQALGDGDAELARFQGWATAGLGALLVGGFGAILALVAEPFVSVFTDDVATITYATGFARVYGLTAVFLVTFAILQGAFAGASETRIPFVARTSGLAIFMLGFTYLVGVVLDYGVIGAYFGIGLAYVWMAVVVVVSFHRGGWAERAASMLAERGSAP from the coding sequence ATGGTCGAACAGACCACCCGGACGCTGATGCGGACCGTCGACATCCTCGTGACGGCGCTGTTTTCGCCCATCGCTGTCGCCGCCATCGGGCTGGCCGATCTCTATGCGCGGTTTCCGCTATGGGTCGGCCTCGGGATGGGTAGCGGCGCCATCGCGCTGTCCTCACAGGACACCGGCAGCGGTGCCATCGCCAATCGTGACGAGGCGATTTCACAGGCACTGGTCGTCGGAGCGGTCATCGGCGTTCCGTTCGCAGTTGGCGGTATCCTCTTCGGCGAGCAAGCCATCGCGCTGCTCGGTGCCCCGGACGATGTCGCCTCGCTCGGCGGAACGTATCTCGCCATCGTGCTGGCGACCGCGCCGGCCCGCCACGTCGGCCTCATCGCGGCCCGGTCGCTGCAGGGAACCGGGGATACGCGAACGCCGATGTACGTCAATATAGTCGCCAACGTCCTCAACATCGCGGGTTCGGTGACGCTCGGCCTCGGTCTGCTCGGCGCGCCACGGCTTTCGGTCGTCGGCGTCGGTCTGGCGACGGCCGCCGCCAACGTCTTCACCGCCGTCATGCTGCTCGTGGCGCTCGCGACGGGGTGGGCCGATGCCAACCTGGCGCGACCGCAGGACCTCGTCATCACCAAACAACTGCTACAGGTGAGCGCGCCGTCCGTCGGTGAGGGGCTCATCTCGACGCTCGTTGAGTTCCCGTTGAACGCCATCCTGCTCGGCTTCGGGACCGAAATCAACGCGGCGTTCCACATCGGCCGCCGACTCTATCAGCAGTTGACGGGACCGATATCCCGCGGATTCCACGTCGGTGCGAGCGTCCTCGTCGGGCAGGCGCTCGGCGACGGCGACGCCGAACTCGCACGGTTTCAGGGATGGGCGACGGCCGGACTCGGGGCCCTGCTCGTCGGTGGTTTCGGTGCGATACTGGCGCTCGTTGCCGAACCCTTCGTATCGGTGTTCACCGACGACGTGGCGACGATTACCTACGCGACCGGGTTCGCGCGGGTCTACGGACTCACCGCTGTCTTCCTCGTTACCTTCGCCATCCTACAGGGTGCCTTCGCCGGGGCGAGCGAAACGCGAATCCCGTTCGTCGCCCGAACGTCGGGGCTTGCGATATTTATGCTCGGCTTTACCTATCTCGTCGGCGTCGTACTCGACTACGGCGTCATCGGCGCGTATTTCGGCATCGGTCTGGCCTACGTCTGGATGGCTGTGGTCGTCGTCGTGAGCTTCCACCGGGGCGGGTGGGCGGAACGAGCAGCGTCGATGCTCGCAGAACGTGGCAGCGCACCCTGA